In Hydractinia symbiolongicarpus strain clone_291-10 chromosome 13, HSymV2.1, whole genome shotgun sequence, a single genomic region encodes these proteins:
- the LOC130623595 gene encoding ribosomal RNA small subunit methyltransferase NEP1-like, with protein MADDSSDDEGPTPSKIPRVSKSKDQQKRLIVILERASLETVKNGKNFELLNCDDHKHIMKKHDKNPADYRPDITHQCLLMLMDSPLNRAGLLQVYIHTERNVLIEINPQTRIPRTFNRFCGLMVQLLHKLSIHASNGPIKLMKVIKNPITDHLPVGCKKYVTSYKAKKCIKLREFDPPEEPIVFVVGAFAHGKIDITYGEEDVAISEYPLSAALTCTKVCSAFEESWGIT; from the exons atggcggaTGATAGTAGTGACGACGAAGGTCCAACTCCAAGTAAGATTCCTAGGGTTTCAAAGTCGAAAGATCAGCAAAAGCGCTTAATTGTTATTTTGGAGAGAGCATCATTAGAAACAGTAAAG AATGGCAAAAATTTTGAACTCCTAAATTGTGACGATCATAAACATATAATGAAAAAACACGACAAAAATCCTGCAGATTATCGTCCAGACATCACTCATCAATGTTTACTTATGTTAATGGACAGCCCCCTTAACCGTGCTGGATTGTTGCAAGTGTACATACATACAGAAAGAAACGTATTAATAGAGATTAATCCGCAAACGCGCATCCCTCGAACATTCAATCGATTCTGTGGTTTGATGG TTCAACTTCTCCACAAGCTCAGTATACATGCGTCAAACGGTCCAATAAAATTAATGAAG gtcATAAAAAATCCTATCACAGATCATCTTCCAGTTGGTTGTAAAAAATATG TAACTTCGTATAAAGCCAAAAAGTGTATCAAACTTCGAGAATTTGATCCTCCTGAAGAACCTATAGTATTTGTAGTTGGTGCGTTCGCCCATGGAAAG ATTGACATAACCTACGGCGAAGAAGATGTAGCCATCAGTGAATATCCGCTCTCCGCCGCATTAACATGTACGAAGGTGTGTTCTGCGTTTGAAGAATCGTGGGGGATCACTTAA
- the LOC130623594 gene encoding uncharacterized protein LOC130623594, which produces MYSSKSIINSQPEEVWAELNSRFINHDVKYENVLSEQLFTYLNNKATAAGTNIGYVLASVITTANYMTSKNHGSIEIRNGYSINLNTFFLFVGQPSTGKSPAIKMAVNQPLKAIQEDTDIISNTTTSGLTKCLCTRKCTYIVNAEIQEYLYKILKKNDENYTGDMEILSKIFSRENVSIQFSTENNRYIPENCALCILGRQTWWWNNKVDQCIKEKRNFGKSGSQVVVKIFT; this is translated from the exons ATGTATTCTTCAAAATCAATTATTAATTCACAGCCTGAAGAAGTTTGGGCCGAATTAAACTCAAGATTTATTAATCATGACGTCAAGTATGAAAACGTTCTATCCGAACAATTGTTTACATATCTTAACAATAAAGCAACAGCTGCAGGTACAAACATTGGATATGTTCTTGCTTCCGTAATAACTACAGCTAATTACATGACCTCTAAAAATCACGGTTCGATTGAAATAAGAAATGGTTATAGCATTAACCTTAACacatttttcttgtttgttggACAGCCGTCTACAGGAAAGTCGCCCGCTATTAAGATGGCAGTTAATCAACCATTAAAGGCTATTCAAGAAGATACAGACATTATATCTAACACCACCACATCTGGCTTGACAAAGTGCCTCTGTACAAGAAAATGTACATACATTGTTAATGCCGAAATACAGGAGTACTTgtacaaaatattgaaaaaaaacgaTGAGAATTACACTGGGGATATGGAGATTCTATCGAAGATTTTTAGTAGAGAAAATGTGTCTATTCAATTCAGTACTGAAAATAACAGATATATACCTGAAAATTGCGCATTGTGCATATtag gtagacagacctggtggtggaataataaggttgaccagtgtataaaggaaaagaggaactttggaaagagtggaagtcaggtggtagtaaaaatatttacttag
- the LOC130623593 gene encoding uncharacterized protein LOC130623593, with protein sequence MAFILSLMDKGNGFLDRFLIITPRSYCPMPKEQQIAQQSSTTIDIKDIYANYVHIDNTIFYFDENALKLYDNMETQFLTDLNNDLLHGRPTSKSKKPELIPKVAVALHTVEYFYNALFNEVEFTCLPEAISLQTLERAIMFVESIDEQKELFYTYITELVSTSKTPSVKRAPTSDEYKKAVLMTPGAFVTYRSFKQSTSKRFRGLLSQEFVKFIENFVNKDIGRLVSVRAVGSSKSSKVFVKKEFRDLPSEIKNWLQESEYETKRLAKHPVCITDRIIESINLEIH encoded by the exons atggcttttattttgtctttaatGGATAAAGGTAATGGATTTTTGGACCGATTTTTAATTATAACGCCTCGTTCATACTGTCCGATGCCCAAGGAACAACAAATCGCCCAACAATCCTCAACAACCATCGATATCAAGGATATTTATGCCAACTATGTACACATAGATAATACAATATTCTATTTTGACGAAAATGCGTTAAA ATTGTACGACAACATGGAGACACAGTTTTTGACCGATCTAAACAACGATCTTTTGCACGGCAGACCAACCAGCAAGTCTAAAAAACCAGAGTTAATTCCAAAAGTTGCTGTCGCTCTACACACAGTGGAATACTTTTATAATGCCCTTTTTAATGAAGTTGAATTTACATGTCTACCAGAAGCTATTTCCTTGCAAACATTGGAACGTGCCATAATGTTTGTTGAATCAATTGATGAACAGAAAGAATTATTTTACACA TATATCACAGAATTGGTTAGTACCAGCAAAACACCATCAGTTAAACGTGCCCCAACTTCTGatgaatataaaaaagctgTTTTAATGACACCGGGTGCCTTCGTCACATACAGATCCTTCAAACAAAGTACATCAAAAAGATTTCGCGGTTTACTATCCCAAGAATTTGTTAAGTTTATAGAAAACTTTGTTAACAAAGACATTGGTCGTTTGGTTAGTGTAAGAGCAGTTGGGTCATCAAAATCATCAAAAGTATTcgttaaaaaagaatttagggACTTGCCATCCGAAATAAAAAATTGGTTACAAGAAagtgaatatgaaacaaaaaggCTCGCCAAACATCCTGTTTGTATTACGGATCGGATTATCGAGTCTATTAATCTTGAAATTCATtag
- the LOC130623243 gene encoding polyamine-modulated factor 1-binding protein 1-like, whose translation MENDIDLRMLQRERKKYKRLQNQEKPLNHHEFPQVFIKALQENSSIPDVTVAAESPDSHMEVQSDSEIEGKYICIKCRQQQQQDKQMTFDKMTMGDVSHSVLAVALQLNETKEQRRQQKRKSEINEIMERVTAALERSGLGSEDKDALYVGKFDVDGERRKRKDRECIFGGFSKYENSNEHKTALIQEMADWMDLTARELESLFKFVEKLGYHVPSDEHFDRTNQAFIKSAETIDRLVELLQRRKQNALLRKPRKTKARKVPSNESDIESVGKSDIDSKASSESMSSDSGKIIGKRMFNEKELADQKNLEQAIKTVKTVFDLGIRSGASSEVRRHLKLGLKQFKELSSILKWFSENAREIEIKTKQLFAEKNNMKMLEQKQKEDNHLISKLTKENQELGNELVSLREDIKKLERSKVEISPSKKSNTHVPTLLPPEEKIDRIPSISKNHTASASNLSIHAAGSGSVESIFSIKSSAAGSQNVLDNDFVSDNSQETLNITTESSFQNSQLRKEIELLQKQLNEALDNIQRRDDKIQHLSKKTADVENEVKNTKGNVTGGQESKLQDIKVTQLETQLLKLQEEFVEKNKELIEKRKAMENLEERLQHMMEENRGLKEEAFEKPKLSFHLKDMPRDQLISRMKAQSEKELQKLRKYIIKEQHRFQANLRKTQIEHGRYVDALHNEKVQMLRALKNFKHVITHLIHQEDLEVDEEAEGRIESYRKCIDENRTTSETVMETLMSIENNLNKALLQKRLLVKHANSFKVSSERSAEQYRLRLQRATDACKENEKIAQHAIKRTKTLTTQYDILKDNNNTLQKEIAPCKELLQKYQCLQKEMERLNVEKKDITQETKDMMKQFQLDRNRLKQELNKLNLAQIRQMDKVTHPWKGSTCNEKIILLNEAFESNRISADVQEASTEILNQANKLSNQYFAAMVRQYTSIKRQKKIVSAIRSMHYKSDSDEKFKRYIAGAEARYQRIQLQWQKRKQKLKSEKEEMLLNCMNLLREHFHGDLAVVPFSLLKNKTQRIHSDEKSTAVLNAIKARKTETVGNVIGQALTNENSNTSYWKMPPDATQQYIKMHTPKIVELDVNSWRRSLKAQLTKRQTHLPSIATLYP comes from the coding sequence ATGGAAAACGATATCGATCTGCGGATGCTTCAACgtgaaagaaagaaatataaacgactacaaaatcaagaaaaaccATTAAACCATCATGAATTTCCACAAGTTTTTATCAAAGCCCTGCAAGAAAATTCATCTATTCCAGACGTTACCGTAGCAGCAGAATCTCCCGATTCGCATATGGAGGTTcaaagcgacagtgaaatagaGGGGAAATACATATGCATCAAATgtcgacaacaacaacaacaagacaaACAAATGACGTTCGACAAAATGACAATGGGCGACGTATCCCACAGTGTTTTAGCCGTGGCGTTACAGTTAAATGAGACTAAAGAACAGAGAAGACAACAGAAACGTAAAAGTGAGATAAATGAAATCATGGAAAGAGTGACCGCAGCTCTTGAACGTTCTGGTTTGGGTAGTGAAGATAAAGACGCGCTATACGTCGGAAAATTTGACGTTGATGGAGAACGAAGAAAGCGGAAAGACCGTGAATGCATTTTTGGAGGATTCTCAAAGTATGAGAATTCAAACGAACACAAGACCGCTTTGATACAAGAAATGGCGGATTGGATGGATTTAACTGCAAGGGAGTTAGAATCACTTTTTAAGTTTGTCGAAAAGCTAGGATATCATGTACCAAGCGATGAACACTTTGATCGGACAAACCAAGCTTTTATTAAATCAGCAGAAACGATCGACCGTTTAGTTGAATTACTACAACGCCGAAAGCAAAATGCGTTACTTCGTAAGCCCAGAAAGACCAAGGCAAGAAAAGTACCGTCTAACGAAAGCGATATTGAAAGCGTTGGGAAGTCCGATATTGATTCAAAAGCTTCAAGCGAAAGCATGTCATCTGACTCGGGTAAGATTATAGGGAAAAGGATGTTTAACGAGAAGGAGCTGGCAGatcaaaaaaatttggaacaagCAATTAAGACAGTGAAAACCGTATTTGATTTAGGAATTCGGTCGGGGGCATCTTCGGAAGTTAGGAGACATTTAAAGCTCGGTTTGAAACAATTTAAAGAGCTTTCTTCGATTCTCAAATGGTTTAGCGAAAACGCACGAGAAATTGAAATTAAAACGAAACAATTATTCGCTGAAAAGAACAATATGAAAATGCTCGAGCAAAAGCAAAAAGAAGACAACCACCTGATTTCCAAACTCACCAAAGAAAATCAAGAGCTTGGCAATGAACTGGTTTCTTTACGAGAAGACATTAAAAAGCTGGAACGATCAAAGGTCGAAATTTCACCTTCGAAAAAAAGCAACACACACGTCCCAACACTGCTACCACCGGAAGAAAAAATAGACCGCATACCATCAATATCCAAAAATCATACGGCAAGTGCTTCCAATTTAAGCATACATGCTGCAGGAAGTGGAAgtgtagaaagtattttttccaTCAAATCAAGTGCAGCTGGATCACAGAACGTTCTTGATAACGACTTCGTATCAGATAATTCTCAAGAAACGTTGAATATAACAACCGAATCGAGTTTTCAGAACAGTCAGTTACGAAAGGAAATTGAACTGTTGCAGAAACAACTTAATGAGGCACTCGACAACATTCAACGTCGCGACGACAAAATTCAACACTTGTCGAAAAAAACAGCCGATGTCGAAAATGAAGTGAAGAATACCAAAGGCAACGTTACTGGTGGCCAGGAGTCTAAACTCCAAGATATAAAAGTGACACAGTTGGAAACACAGCTGCTCAAGCTACAGGAGGAAtttgtggaaaaaaataaagaattaatTGAAAAACGAAAAGCAATGGAGAATCTAGAGGAAAGACTGCAGCATATGATGGAAGAAAATAGGGGACTAAAAGAAGAAGCATTCGAAAAGCCTAAATTGAGCTTCCATTTGAAGGACATGCCCAGAGATCAACTTATTTCAAGAATGAAGGCGCAATCTGAAAAGGAACTACAGAAGTTAAGAAAGTACATTATCAAGGAGCAACACAGGTTTCAAGCGAACTTAAGAAAAACTCAAATTGAACATGGACGATATGTAGACGCCTTACACAATGAAAAGGTCCAAATGCTAAGagctttaaaaaactttaaacatgTGATTACACATCTAATACACCAGGAAGACCTAGAGGTGGATGAAGAAGCTGAAGGAAGGATAGAAAGCTACAGGAAATGCATAGATGAAAACAGAACGACATCAGAAACTGTGATGGAAACGCTAATGTCGATAGAGAACAATCTAAATAAAGCATTGCTGCAAAAACGTTTGCTTGTAAAGCATGCCAACTCGTTTAAGGTAAGCAGCGAGAGAAGCGCTGAACAGTATCGCCTTCGTTTACAGAGGGCCACAGATGCATGTAAGGAGAATGAAAAGATCGCGCAACACGCGATTAAACGCACAAAAACGTTGACAACACAATACGATATACTAaaagacaacaacaacaccCTGCAGAAGGAAATCGCACCATGTAAAGAACTCCTGCAGAAATACCAGTGTTTACAGAAAGAGATGGAAAGATTAAACGTGGAGAAGAAAGATATAACGCAAGAAACGAAAGATATGATGAAGCAATTTCAGCTCGATAGAAATCGACTGAAACAAGAgctaaacaaattaaatttagcaCAAATTCGTCAAATGGATAAGGTTACTCATCCCTGGAAGGGAAGTACTtgcaatgaaaaaataattctccTGAATGAAGCGTTTGAATCAAACCGTATATCTGCAGATGTCCAAGAAGCTTCCACCGAAATTTTAAACCAAGCTAACAAGCTTTCAAATCAATATTTCGCTGCAATGGTACGTCAATACACCTCAATAAAACGACAAAAAAAGATTGTGAGTGCCATCAGAAGCATGCATTACAAGAGTGACAGCGATGAAAAGTTTAAACGATACATTGCAGGTGCTGAAGCAAGATACCAAAGAATCCAATTGCAATGGCAAAAGcgaaaacaaaaattgaaatcTGAAAAAGAGGAAATGCTGCTAAATTGCATGAATTTACTACGCGAGCATTTCCATGGCGATTTAGCTGTTGTACCATTCTCgttacttaaaaataaaacgcaACGAATTCACAGCGATGAGAAATCGACAGCAGTTCTGAACGCAATAAAAGCACGCAAAACCGAAACAGTTGGTAATGTTATTGGTCAAGCGCTTACGAATGAAAATAGTAACACATCGTACTGGAAAATGCCACCAGATGCAACACAACAATACATTAAAATGCACACACCTAAAATTGTCGAACTTGATGTTAACAGTTGGAGACGATCACTAAAAGCGCAATTGACCAAAAGACAAACACATTTACCATCCATAGCAACTCTGTACCCTTAA